One Ahaetulla prasina isolate Xishuangbanna chromosome 1, ASM2864084v1, whole genome shotgun sequence DNA window includes the following coding sequences:
- the TSTD3 gene encoding thiosulfate sulfurtransferase/rhodanese-like domain-containing protein 3 yields the protein MEGCFRRLGQFTFGFIKQPAASRLSGCGGRKISQLTWSHRESVLHRFQSAAGIGRLCPSGYPKNRRQIVCHFCTADDHSVSCQQLKDLLESKAIQLIDVREKLEIAEHGKIPGSINIPLGELMEALQMDPVYFKEKYNQDMPSKSDHIVFSCYIGVRSKQALAVAKSLGFSRVQHFPGGFSEWQECDSSKKK from the exons ATGGAAGGATGTTTCAGACGGCTGGGTCAATTCACTTTTGGTTTTATTAAGCAGCCGGCTGCAAGTAGGCTAAGCGGCTGCGGTGGACGGAAGATAAGTCAGCTGACATGGAGCCACCGTGAGAGCGTCCTGCATAGATTTCAATCGGCGGCTGGCATCGGTCGCCTTTGCCCTTCAGGCT ATCCAAAAAACAGGAGACAAATTGTTTGCCACTTTTGCACAGCTGATGATCATAGTGTCTCCTGTCAACAGCTCAAAGATTTGTTGGAATCAAAGGCCATCCAGCTTATTGATGTTAGAGAAAAATTGGAAATTGCAGAGCATGGAAAAATTCCTGGCTCAATCAATATTCCAT TGGGAGAACTTATGGAAGCTTTACAGATGGACCCAGTATATTTTAAAGAGAAATACAACCAAGATATGCCTTCTAAATCAGATCACATAGTGTTTTCCTGTTATATTGGAGTGAGAAGCAAACAGGCTTTAGCTGTTGCAAAAtcattgggtttcagcag AGTTCAGCATTTTCCTGGTGGCTTCAGCGAATGGCAGGAGTGTGACTCTTCAAAGAAGAAATGA